TTCGTTCGGTGGCTTCGTGGCCGCCCGTGCGCACGCCGCTTTGATGGCGGCCGCCGACACCGATCCGAATGCCGCGCGCCCGTCTCAGCTGGTGCTGGTCAGCCCGGCCACCACCCGTTTCGATGTGCCACCCGTGCCGGCCCACACGCTGGTGGTCGAGGGCGAAGAGGACGACGTCGTGCCGCTGGCCGACATCCTGACCTGGGCCCGCCCGCAAAGCCTGCCGATCACCGTCGTGCCCGGCACCGGCCATTTCTTCCACGGCCAGCTGCCCACGCTGCGCGAGGTCGTGCGCAAGCACCTGCGCCTGGCCGCGGCCGGCGGCTGAGCGTGTCCGCCCGGCGGCGGGCACACGCGCCGCTTGCAATCCTGCACCGTGGCCCCACCTGCCTCCTTCCGCGTGCCCTGCTGAACCGATGCCCGCCCTCCGTTGCCTTGTCTCTCGCCGCCCCGACACCCGTCAGGCAGTGCGCCCCGACCGCCATGCCCCCGCTTGGCGGTGGCGCGTGCTGCTGGCCTCGCTGGCCGTGATGCTGGCCAGCGGGCAGACACCGGCGGCGCTGGCTGCTGCCCCGGCCACCGAGGCGCGCAGTGTGTTTGCCGAGCCCGCCACCGCGATGCCGTCGCCGCCCGAGGTGGCCGCCCGCGCCTTCATCCTGCAGGATCTGGCCAGCCGACAGACGCTGGCCGCCCGCCAGGCTGACCAGTCGCTGGAGCCGGCCTCGCTGACCAAGCTGATGACGGCCTGGCTGGTGTGTGAGGCACTGCGCGATGGCAAGCTGCGCCCTGACCAGATGCTGCCTGTGTCCGAGCGCGCCTGGAAGGCCGGCATGGCCGGTGCATCGCGCTCCTTTCTGAAGGCCGGTGGCAGCGCGCGCGTCGACGACCTGCTGCGTGGCATGGTCGTGCACAACGCCAACGACGCCACGGTGGCGCTGGCCGAAGGGCTGGCGGGCTCGGTCGAGGCCTTTGTCGATCGTATGAACCGCCAGGCCGAGGTCTTCGGGCTGCAGGCCACCCGGTTCCGCAACCCCGAGGGTCTGTCCGCCAGCGGTCACCGCAGCACGGCGCGCGAGCTGTCGCTGATCGCAGCCCGCCTGGTCACCGATTTCCCCGAGGTGCTCAAGGTCTCGTCCCTGCAGCAGGCGACCGTGGCCGGCGTGAGCCAGCCCAGCCGCAACCTGCTGCTGATGCGCGACCCGACGGTCGACGGCCTGCAGACCGGCTACACCGAGGCGGCCGGCTACGGCATGGTCGCCACCGCCCGCCGCAGCCTGGGAGGGGTCGAGCGCCGGCTGATCGCCGTCACGCTCGGGGCGGCGTCGCCCGAGGCCCGCGCCGCCGAGACCCAGAAGCTGCTGAACTGGGGCTACAGCGCCTTCGACATGGTGCGCCTGTTCGATGCCGGCCAGCCGGTGGCCACCGCGCAGGTGTGGAAGGGTCAGGCCAGCACCGTGCGCCTGGGACGCCCCACGCCCATCGTGGTCGTGGTGCCGCGCGGGCAGGGTGGCCAGCTGCAGACCAGCGTGGTGCGCCAGGATCCGCTGATGGCCCCGCTGGGCGAGGGCCAGACCGTGGCCCGCCTGCGGGTGGCCATCGGCCCCCAGCACTGGCAGGATGTGCCCTTGCTGGCGCTGGAAGATGTGCCGCCGGCCGGCTGGTTCGGCCGCCTGTGGGACGCCGTGCGGCTCGGCGTGAAGTGACCGCTCGCCTTCTGCCCCCTCTTTTCCTGCTTTCCGTACCCGTTTCCCTGAAAGGACGCTGACATGGCCTCCACCACGCCCCCCGCCCACACTCCCGCCAACCCGGTGATTCCGCCGGAAGAATCCCTGATCGAATACCCGTGCGCCTTCCCCATCAAGGTCATGGGGGCGCACGACGAGACCTTTGTCGAGACCGTCGTGGCCATCGTGGTCGAGCACGACCCGGGCTTTGCCGCGCACACCCTGGAGCGCCGCCCCAGCAGTTCCGGCAAGTACCTCGGCCTGACCGTCACCGTCACGGCCACCAGCCGCACCCAGCTCGACAACCTGTACCGCGCGCTCAGCGGCCACCCGCTGGTGAAGTACGTGCTCTAAGGTGCGGTGGCCTGCCGCATACAATGCCCCGTTCAATGGCCGGCGCGCCCCTCCCAGCCGGGAGGCGCCTCGGCCCTTTGTTTGAAGGAACCTGACTGTGTTGATTTCTGAAGCCTACGCCCAAGCCGCGGCCCCTGCCGCTGGCGCCACCGGTGGCCTGATGAGCATGCTGCCGCTCGTCCTCATGTTCGTCGTCCTGTACTTCGTCATGATCCGCCCGCAGATGAAGCGCCAGAAGGAAACCCGCGCGATGCTCGAAGCCCTGACCAAGGGCGACGAGGTCGTGACCCAGGGGGGTGTCATCGGCCGCATCAGCAAGCTGGGCGACACCTTCGTGCACCTCGAAGTGGCCAACGGCGTCGAGCTGCAGGTGCAGCGCGCGGCCATCGTGCAGGTGCTGCCCAAGGGCACCGTCAAGTAATCCCGCTGCGCCGTCGAGGACCCCATGAACCGCTACCCCTGGTGGAAGTACCTGATCATCGCCGTGGCCCTGCTGGTCGGCCTGATCTACACCCTGCCGAACTTCTTCGGCGAGGCGCCGGCCGTGCAGCTCTCCAGCGGCAAGGCCACGCTCAAGCTCGACAGATCGGCCGTGGCCCGGGTCGAGGCGGCGCTCAAGCAGGCCGGCATCCAGGCCGACTTCGTGGAGTTCGACGGCAACTCGGTGCGTGCGCGCTTTGCCAGCACCGACATCCAGATCCAGGCACGCGACGTGATCGCCCGGGCGGTCAACCCCGATCCGGCCGACCCGAGCTACATCGTGGCGCTCAATCTGGTGTCGCGCTCGCCGCAGTGGCTGCGCAGCCTGCACGCCAACCCGATGTTTCTGGGCCTCGACCTGCGGGGCGGTGTGCACTTCCTGATGCAGGTCGACATGAAGGCGGCCATCACGCAGAAGCTCGATGGGCAGACGGTCGACATCCGTTCCCTGCTGCGTGACAAGGACGTGCGCCACAGCGGCATCCGCCGCGAGGGTGACAGCCTGATCGTGCGCTTCCGCGACGGGGCCGCGCGCCAGGCGGCGCTGCCGGTGCTGCAGGACCGCCTGCCCGATCTGGTCTGGACACCGGGCACCGACACCGGCGGCTCGGGCGACCTCACCCTGGTGGGCGCCCTCAACCCCCAGAGCGCCCGCGCCATCCAGGAGCAGGCCCTCAAGCAGAACATCACCACGCTGCACAACCGGATCAACGAACTCGGCGTGGCCGAGCCCGTGATCCAGCAGCAGGGCATCGACCGCGTGGTCGTGCAGCTGCCCGGCGTGCAGGACACCGCCAAGGCCAAGGACATCATCGGCCGCACCGCCACGCTGGAAGTGCGCATGGTCGATGACGGCACCGAGGCCCAGGCCGCGCTGGCCGGTGGCCCTGTGCCCTTCGGGACCGAGCGCTACTTCGAGCGCGGGGGCGTGCCTGTCATCGTCAAGCGCCAGGTCGTGCTGACCGGCGACAACCTGACCGACGCGCAGCCCGGCTTCGACGAAAACCAGGAAGCCGCCGTGCACCTGACGCTCGACGCCCGCGGCGCCCGCATCTTCAAGGACGTGACCCGCGAGAACGTCGGCAAGCGCATGGCCATCATCCTGTTCGAGAAGGGCAAGGGCGAGGTCGTGACGGCGCCGGTGATCCGCGGCGAGATCGGGGGGGGGCGCGTGCAGATCTCCGGGCGCATGAGCTCGGAAGAGGCCGCCGACACCGCGCTGCTGCTGCGCGCTGGCTCGCTGGCGGCGCCGATGGAGATCATCGAAGAGCGCACCGTCGGCCCGAGCCTGGGTGCCGAGAACATCGAGATGGGCTTCAAGAGCCTAGTCTACGGCTTTGGCGCCATCGCGGTGTTCATGATGCTGTACTACCTGCTGTTCGGCGTGTTCTCGACCGTGGCGCTGGCCGTCAACCTGCTGCTGCTGGTGGCGGTGCTGTCGATGCTGCAGGCGACGCTGACGCTGCCCGGCATTGCGGCCATCGCCCTGACGCTGGGCATGGCCATCGACTCCAACGTGCTGATCAACGAGCGCGTGCGCGAAGAGCTGCGCAATGGCTCGGCGCCGCAGACGGCGATTGCCATGGGCTACGAACACGCCTGGGCCACCATCCTGGACTCGAACGTGACCACGCTGATCGCCGGCCTGTCGCTGCTGGCCTTCGGCTCGGGCCCGGTCAAGGGCTTTGCGGTGGTGCACTGCCTGGGCATCCTGACCTCGATGTTCTCGGCCGTGTTCTTCTCGCGCGGCCTGGTGAACCTCTGGTACGGCCGTCAGAAGAAGCTCAAGAGCGTCTCGATCGGCCAGGTCTGGAAGCCCCAGGAATAAGAACCGGAAGACAAGGAACACTCGGTCATGGAATTCTTCCGCATCCGGCGCGACATCCCCTTCATGCGCCACGCGTTGATCTTCAACGTGATTTCCTTCCTCACCTTCGCCGCAGCGGTGTTCTTCCTGGTCACCCGGGGGCTGCACTTCTCGATCGAATTCACCGGCGGCTCGCTCATCGAGGTGCAGTACGCCCAGAGCGCCAACCTGGTGAAGGCGCGCGAGGCCGTTGAATCGCTCGGCTACGGCGAGGTGCAGGTGCAGAACTTCGGCACCTCGCGTGATGTCCTGATCCGCCTGCCGCTGCGCGGCGGCATGAAACAGGGCGAGGTGGTCGGCAAGGTGTTCGACGCGCTGTGCCGTGCCGAAGGCGGGCAGGTGAGCACGCAGGCCGCTGAAAAGGGCCCGTCCCAGCTCTGTCAGGCGGGTGCCGTGCAGCCGCTCACGCTGCAGCGCAGCGAGTTCGTCGGCCCGCAGGTCGGGGATGAACTGGCCCGCGACGGTGCCCTGGCGCTGGCCGTGACGGTCATCGGCATCATGATCTACCTGGCGATCCGCTTCGAGTGGAAGTTCGCCGTGGCCGGCATCATCGCCAACCTGCACGACGTCATCATCATCCTCGGCTTCTTCGCCTTCTTCCAGTGGGAGTTCTCGCTGTCGGTGCTGGCGGCCGTGCTGGCCGTGCTGGGCTATTCGGTCAACGAATCGGTGGTGATCTTCGACCGGATCCGCGAGGCCTTCCGCAAGTACCGCAAGATGAGCACGAGCGAGGTCATCGACCACGCCATCACCTCGACGATGAGCCGCACCATCATCACGCACGGCTCGACCGAGGCGATGGTGCTGGCCATGCTGCTGTTCGGGGGGCCCACGCTGCACTACTTCGCGCTGGCGCTGACCATCGGGATTCTGTTCGGCATCTACTCGTCGGTCTTCGTGGCGGCGGCCATCGCCATGTGGCTCGGCGTGAAGCGTGAAGACCTCGTGAAGAACACCAAAAAAGACATCGATCCCAACGACCCGCACGCGGGTGCCGTGGTGTAGAGTCCTTTTCAACAGGAACCACCCCGCCGGGTTCGTCGTGTGATGAGCCCGGCGTTTTCACTTCCGCATGTCCGCTGGACCCAATCGAGCGCTGGCCTTGAGCGCCCGCGTCAGTTTCATCGAGTGCCTCTTGAGGGGCAGTGCCGGGCTGGTGCTGGCCTGCGTCGATGGGGCCAAGCTGCTGGCAACCCAGGCGGCCGAACCGGCGCTCTACCAGCGGCGGCGCGATCTGGTGCTCGATTTCCCGCGTGCGCAGACGGCGTGGCAGCAGGCGCTCGAGCAGCGTCTGCGTGAGGCCGCCCAGGCCTTGCGCCTGGGCCGTCCGGTCGATCCCCGTCCCGTGGTCGGGGGGGGCATGCCGGCGGTGCTCAGCCTGGTGGAAGACAGCCACATCGAGCGTGACATCGTGGGCGTGCGGCTGGGGCAGGCGGTCGCCGACCTGACCGGCTCGGAGTACACCGACCTCAGCGCCCGACTTCAGGTCATCCAGGGTGCGATCGACAACACCCCGGGCGTGGTCGACGTGCTCAACCCGTCGTGGCTCGGCCGCGTGGTGCTCGACGCCTGGCTGCTGTCCGGCCTGAACCTCGGCCACTGGGCGACCTTGCAGACCGTGCTCAACAACGAGGCGGCGCAGTGGGCCCAGGAGGCCTACCACCATGCGAACAAGCTGCTGCTCGACAACGGCGTGCGCCCCGAGATCGACCTGCGGCCGTTCATTCGTCGGGCTGCCGACACCGGCGTGCCGGGGCGCAGCGTGGGCGGTGGCTGGGGCGGTGCAGGGGGCAGCGGCGGGGGCACAGGAAACGGCACCGGTGGTGGCGGGGGCGGTGCCGGCACACCCGGTTCATCTGGTTCACCTGGTGCGCCGATGCCACCCGGTGCGGGCCACGGTGGCGGCGCCGGCGGGGGCTCGGGCGGCGCCGGTGGCGGATCCGGCAGCGGCGCATCGCCTGGTTCGCCCTCGGCGGCCGGAACGCGTGGCAACAGCGGGCTGCAGCCCCTGGGCCAGTCCTTCGATGAAACCCACCTGCTGACCCAGACGCCCGGGTTGCGCGCGCCCGGGCAGTCCCAGGCGGTGCTGGGCAAGCTGAACCAGATGGTGGCGCGCCAGGTGCCCGGCTTCGTGCCCACGGCACCGCAGCTCACGGGCACGCCGCCCGTGCTGGTGAGCCCGGGCCTGGGCGAGGCGATGCGCGAGGCCGGGCATGCGCTGCGCCGCCACACCGACGTGGACGTGCTGGTGGGCGACGCCCCCACGCCCGCGCTCATCCTGCGTGACCTGGAAGACAGCAAGCGTGCGCTCAAGCAGGCCGCGGCCACGCCGGTCGAGCGCGCCACGATCGAGATCGTCGCGCTGCTGTTCCAGCACATCCTGACCGAGGAGCGCCTGCCCGCCACCATCCGCGTGTGGTTTGCGCGCCTGCAGATGCCGGTGCTGCGGGTGGCGGTCAGCGAGCCCGACTTCTTTGCCACCACCAACCACCCCGCCCGCATGCTGATCGACCGCATGGGCAGTTGCGTGATGGGCTTTGCGGGCGGCGGCGCCGAGTCCGACGCCGAGGCGCTGCATGCCGAGATCCGGCGCGTGGTGCAGGTGGTCGAGGCCTATCCGGACACCGGCCGACGCGTGTTCCAGACCGTGCTGATCGAGTTCCAGAAGTTCCTGGAGACCTACTTCCGCGATGCCAACGAGGCGTCGCGCAAGGGGGTGTCGCTGGCGCAGCAGGTGGAGCAGCGGGAAACCTGCGCCATCCAGTACACGATCGAGCTGCGCAAGATGCTCGATGGCGTGCCCGTGCACGAAGGGGTGCGCGATTTCCTGTTCCGGGTGTGGGCCGACGTGCTGGCGCACAGCGCCGTGCAGTCCAGCCCTGGCAGCGACGAGACCCGGGCGCTCAAGCGGGCCGCCGCCGACCTGATCTGGTCGGCCAGCGCCAAGACCTCGCGCGAGGAGCGGGCCGATGTGCTGCGCCGTCTGCCGCCACTGTTGAAGATCGTGCGTGACGGCATGGCCCGCGCCGGCCTGTCGGTGGCCCGGCAGGACGAGCACGTGCAGCAACTCAATGCGGCCCTGGCGGCGGCGTTCTCGGCGCGCTCGGCGTCGATCTCGCCCGCCCACCTGAAGGCCGTCACCGACCGGCTCGATGCGCTCGACGAGGTGCTGCCCGATCTGGCGCAGGTCGACCTTGACGAGCAGACGCTGCGCGACCTGTCGGGGCACGAGACCGACGAGTTGCAGGTGGTGGCCGATGGGGGCACCATGCCCACGCCGGCCATGCTGGCCTGGGCCCGTGAACTCCAGATCGGGGCCTGGTTCGAGCTCGACTACCGGCAACGTCGCGAGCCCGTGCAGCTGGCCTGGCAGGGGCTGCAGAAACAGCTGGCGCTGTTCGTCACGCCGTCCGGGCGGGGCGTGCTGTTCCAGTTGCGGCGGCTGGCCGCCTTTCTGCAGGCGGGCCTGCTGGTGCCGGTTGAAGAAGAGTCGCTCACCACCCGCGCCACCCGCGAGGCGCTGGCCAAGCTCGACGCCGATCCCGAGCGCCTGCTGAACTGATCCCCCATCCCCTTACGGCCCGCGGGCGTTCCCGCGCCGCGGACCGTCTCTGCCCATGCTTGAAGCCTTCGCGTTCTCCTCCACCGCCGTCGCCCTGGGCGAAATGGGCGACAAGACCCAGTTGCTCGCCCTGATGCTGGCTGCGCGCTACCGACGCCCGCTGCCCATCGTGATCGGCATCCTGATCGCGACCGTTCTGAACCACGCCCTGGCGGCGGCGCTCGGGGCGTGGTTGACGCAATGGCTCGGGCCCGACGCGTTGCGCTGGCTGGTGGGCGGCTCGTTCCTGGCGGTCGCCGTGTGGATGCTGATCCCCGACAAGATGGACGACGACGAGGTGAGGCTGCCGTCCGGCCTGGGCGTGCTGGCGGCCACGACGGTGGCGTTCTTCATCGCCGAGATGGGCGACAAGACCCAGATCGCGACCGTGGTGCTGGCGGCGCGCTTTCCCGAAGCCTTCGTGCAGGTGGTGGCGGGCACGACCGCGGGCATGCTGCTGGCCAACGTGCCCGCCGTCTACCTGGGCGACCGCCTCACCCGGCGCCTGCCGATGGACTGGATCCACCGGGGCTCGGCGCTGCTGTTTGCCCTGCTGGCGGTGCTGACCTTCTGGCTGTTCTGAGCCGCCAGCGCCGCGGTCTCAGATCGCCAGGCTGGCGTCCGGCGGGCTGACGGCCGCCTCGTGCTGCGTGCGCACGTGCTGACGCAGCAGCACCCCGAAGGCGTCCTCCGTCATCGGGCGCCCCAGGAAGTAGCCCTGGGCCTCGTCGCACTGATGGGAGGCGAGGAAGGCGGCCTGTTCGGCGGTCTCCACGCCTTCGGCCACGATGCCGACCTCCAGCCGGTGCGCCATGGCAATCAAGGCCGCGGCCAGGCGGCTGTCTCCCGGTGACTGGGGGATCGCGCTCAGGAAGCTGCGGTCCAGCTTGAATCGGTCGACCGGCAGTTCGCGCAGGTAGGCAAAGCTGGAGTAGCCGACACCGAAGTCGTCGATGGCAATGCCCACGCCCAGCGCGCGCAACTGGTTCAACACCGCCGCGGCCCGCAGCGACTCGCGCACCACCACGCTTTCGGTGATCTCCAGCTCCAGCGCCGTGGCCGGCAGCCCGGTGTCGGACAGCGCCGCGCGCACCTCGTCGACGATGTCGGGGCGATCCAGCTGCACCGCCGACAGGTTCACCGCGACGCGCAGCGGCCAGTCGGTGTCGGTGCGCCAGCGTTGTGCCAGGGCACAGGCGCGCCGCAGCACCCAGCGGCCCATGGACACGATCAGCCCGGTCTCCTCGGCCAGCGGAATGAACTCGGCCGGCGAGACCAGCTTGCCCTTGTGCTCCCAGCGCAGCAAGGCCTCGGCGCCGGTGATGGCACCCGTGCGGCAGCTGAACTGGGGCTGGAAGTGCAGGCGCAGCTCGTCGCGCTCGAGGGCCTTGTAGAGGTCGTTCTCGAGGATCAGCGACTCGGCCGACGGCGACTCCATGCGGTCGCTGTAGACCTGGATGCGGTTGCGCCCGGCGTGCTTGGCCTGGTACATGGCCAGGTCGGCATGGCGCATCAGCGTGACCGCATCGCGGCCGTGCTCGGGGTAGAGCGCAAGGCCGATGCTGGGCGTCACGCGCAGCTCGTGCGGGCCGACCCGCAGCGGTTCGGCAAACAGGGCCATGAGCTTGTCGGCCACCCGCATGCCGTCGGCCGGCTCGGCGATCTGGGTGAGCAGCACGACGAACTCGTCGCCGCCCAGCCGCGCCACGATGTCCGAGGTGCGCATCGCGGTGCTCAGGCGGCGGGCCGCCTCGATCAGCACATGGTCACCGATGTGGTGGCCCAGGCTGTCGTTGATCTTCTTGAAGCGGTCGAGGTCGAGGAACATCATGGCCATCGCGCCGTCGTGGCGCTCGGCCTGAGCCAGGCTGACCTTGAGCTGCTCCTGCAGCATGTTGCGGTTGGGCAAGCCGGTCAGCGCGTCGTGGCGCGCCATGTGCTGCACCTGCTTTTCGGCTTCACGGCGCGAGGTCACGTCCTGCGCCATGGCGAGGTAGCCCGTGAGCTGGTCGTGCTCGTTGCGCAGCTCGGTCACCGAGAGTTCTGCGATCAGCGGTTGCCCGTCGCCCCGGCGCAGCAGCCATTCGGTCGGGATGCCGGGGCTCTGGTCGGCCAGGTGGCTGAACAGGTTCACGGTGTGGGCCGGTCGCTCCATCCGCATGGCGAGCATGCGCGTGCGTTCGGCCACCTGCTCGGGATCGAAGAAGCGCGTGGCCGTGCTGCGGCCCACCAGCTCCATCGCGGTCTGGCCCAGCAGGCGCTCGCCCGCGGGGTTGATGGCCTGGATCACGCCTTGCCCGTTCAGCACGCAGATCGCGTAAGGCGCGTGGTGCACGATCACCCGGCGCATCTCGTCGACCTCGTTGAGCTGCCGCTGCGCTTCGAGCACGGCGCGCTCGGCGGTCTCCTGCGTGCTCAGGTCCCGCACGATCAGGATGTAGTGCTTCTGCTGCTTGTAGACCATCGAGCTGACCGAGAGCTCCAGCGGGAAGGCGCTGCCGGCCGCCCCACGCAGGCCCTCGGTGCGTTGCCCCAGGCCGTCCATCCCGGTGCACTGCTGCTGCAGGAACTGCTCGACTCGCCCCCCGCGTTCGTGGCGCCCGGCTTCGGGCAGCAGCAGGCGCAGATGCTGGCCCAGCACCTCGTCGGCGTGGCGCGCGAACATGCGGCACGCCGACGCGTTCAGGCTCAGCACCCGCCCGGACGGCGCCACGGTGATGATGCCGTCGACGGTGTGGTCCATGATGGCGCGCAGGCGCCGCTCGTTGTCGGTGGCGCGGGCGCTCAGTTCGTCGGCCAGTTCGGCGGCCTGCTGCGCGCGCAGCCCGCGGTTGCGCCAGGCCCACCACAGGCCCACCGAGCCGGCCACGCCCCCAAGCAGCAGCGCCAGCGGGTAGGGCGCGGTCAAGGGGCGCACGGGGGGGCGCGTGAACGTGAGCGCCCAGCGGCGGCCGGCCACGCCCAGCGTGTGCACGGTCCGATCGCGGTCGTCCACCGGGCTCACGGCATCCGGGCCAGCCCAGGCCGCCTCCAGCGAAGCGCTGTCGAACACCACCGGCAGCACGTCGGCCGAGTCATGGTCCGGGATGCCGTCCAGCGGCCCGCGGTCTTCCACGCGCCAGTGCAGGTCTCGCCAGTCCAGCCGGCCGGCCACCTGCCGCATCAGCGTCTGGCATTCCAGCACACCGGACACCACGCCCTGGAAGGCGGCCCGCCGAGCGGGTTCGCTGCCGGGCACCGCGCCGCCTCGGTACACGGGCAGCCGCACCACCACGCCGCTGCCCTGGGTGATGCCCTGGATCTGCAGGGGTGGGGCCGCTTCGATCTGGCCGGACTGCTGTGCGCGCACCACCGCCTGTCGGCGCGCGGCCTCATCGAGCAGGTCGTGACCCAGCATGGCGTCGATGCGCCCGGCCGGTTCGACGTAGGTGATGGGCACGTAGGTGGCGCGTGCCGGCTCGGCCGGCCGGATGTGGAAGCCCGGGTGGCCATCGGGGCGCACCGTGCGGTCGGCCTGCACCGCCGCTTCGAACGCGGGGCGGTCGTCTTCGCTGACGAGGGGCGCGTAATGCACGGCCCACAGCGCCGGGTAGGTGCGTTCGGCGTTGAGGCCCTCGTAGTGGCGGTGAAACGCTTCGCGGCCGGCGTCGCCATAGGCCGCAAACAGCGCCTGGAAGCCTTTGAGCATCACCAGATGGTGGGTCATCTGGTCGTCCAGCCGCGCAGACACGTCGGCCGCGTCACGCCGGAAAGCCGCGTCGGCCTCGTCCTGCAGGTGGCGCGCGGCGCCCCACCACGCGCCCACGCTCATGGCCAGGCCGGCCACGAGGGCCACCCAGGCGGCGCGGGTGCCCAGAACGGGCTTGTCTAGCGGGGGGGCAGGCGTGTGTTCGTCGTCGATGGGCATCCAGCGTCCTCGGGCCTGCCGCGACACGGGGTCGCGGCACGGCTCAGGAGGATATCGGCTGTCAGCCCGCCGGCTTGACCCCGGGCGCCTGTGTGGCTCAGCGGCCCTGGCGGGCCAGCGCCATCAGGCGCGCGATGCGCTCTTCGGTGGCAGGGTGCGTCGAGAACAGCCCACGCAGACCACCACCCGACAGCGGGTTCATGATCATCATCTGCGCCGTCTCCGGGTGGGCCTCGGCGGCGTGCAGCGGGATGCCCTGCGCATAGCGGTGGATCTTGTCGAGTGCGCTGGCCAGTGCGGCCGGGTCACCGCTGATCTCGGCGCCGCCCCGGTCGGCCTCGAACTCGCGCGCCCGGCTGATGGCCATCTGGATCAGACTGGCGGCCAGCGGCGCCAGGATGGCCACGGCAATGCCCGCAATCGGGTTGACCGGGCGGCCGTCCTCATCGCGCCCACCAAAGAAGACCGCGAAGTTCGCCAGCATCGAGATGGCGCCGGCCATGGTCGCGCTCACGGTGCTGATCAGGATGTCGCGGTGCTTGACGTGGGCCAGTTCGTGCGCCATCACGCCGCGCAGCTCGCGCTCGGTCAGCACATTGAGGATGCCGGTCGTGGCCGCCACGGCCGCGTGCTCCGGGTTGCGGCCGGTGGCGAACGCGTTGGGGGCCTGCTCGTCGATCAGGTAGACCTTGGGCATCGGCATCTGGGCGCGCTGCGCCAGCTCGCGCACCATGCCGTAGAAGCGCGGCGCCGAGGTCTCGTCGACCTCCCGCGCGTTGTACATCTTCAGCACCATCTTGTCGGAGAACCAGTAGCTGAAGAAGTTCATGCCCAGCGCCACGACCAGGGCCATCATCATCCCGGCGCGGCCGCCCATCATGGCGCCGATGGCCATGAAGAGGGCGGTGATCGCCGCCATCAGGATGGCGGTTTTCATCATGTTGAACATCTGGAGGACCCTCCTTGGTCCGTGAAAACGACGTCACCCCATGGTGACAGACCGTTAGATGCGGATGGTGCCGCGCGGTTCAAGCCAGTGTGGCGGGCAGGGTCGTGCTTTGCAGAAATTCACGCGCACCGACCCGCTTGCCGCCCGGTTTCTGCAGCGTATGCAGGGCCAGCGCCTGCTCGCCGCAGCCCACGACCAGGGTGTCGCCCTGGGCGTGCAGCACCTCGCCAGGCTGGCCGCTGGCCGGCACCACACTGGCCGCCCACACCTTGACGGTGTCGGCGCCCTTGGCCGCACCCGGCAACGTGAAGGTGCAGCCCGGGAAGGGATCGAAGGCGCGCACCCGGCGTGCGAGCGTGGTGGCCGGCAGGCGCCAGTCGATGGCGGCCTCGGCCTTCTCGATCTTGTGCGCGTAGGTCACGCCGTCGGCCGGCTGCGGCGTGCGGGTCAGCCCGCCGCCATCGACCCGGGCCAGTGCCTCGACGATCAAACGACCGCCCAGCGCGGCCAGGCGGTCGTGCAGTGCGGCGGTCGTGTCATCCGGCCCGATCGCGTCTGGGGCCATCAGCAGCATGTCGCCGGTATCGAGGCCTGCGTCCATCTGCATGATGGTGATGCCGGTTTCGGCGTCGCCCGCTTCGATGGCCCGGTGGATGGGCGCGGCCCCCCGCCAGCGCGGCAGCAGCGAGCCGTGGATGTTCAGGCAACCCAGGCGCGGCAGGTCAAGCACCCACTGCGGCAGGATCAGGCCATAGGCGGCCACCACCATCACGTCC
This is a stretch of genomic DNA from Aquabacterium olei. It encodes these proteins:
- a CDS encoding bifunctional diguanylate cyclase/phosphodiesterase yields the protein MPIDDEHTPAPPLDKPVLGTRAAWVALVAGLAMSVGAWWGAARHLQDEADAAFRRDAADVSARLDDQMTHHLVMLKGFQALFAAYGDAGREAFHRHYEGLNAERTYPALWAVHYAPLVSEDDRPAFEAAVQADRTVRPDGHPGFHIRPAEPARATYVPITYVEPAGRIDAMLGHDLLDEAARRQAVVRAQQSGQIEAAPPLQIQGITQGSGVVVRLPVYRGGAVPGSEPARRAAFQGVVSGVLECQTLMRQVAGRLDWRDLHWRVEDRGPLDGIPDHDSADVLPVVFDSASLEAAWAGPDAVSPVDDRDRTVHTLGVAGRRWALTFTRPPVRPLTAPYPLALLLGGVAGSVGLWWAWRNRGLRAQQAAELADELSARATDNERRLRAIMDHTVDGIITVAPSGRVLSLNASACRMFARHADEVLGQHLRLLLPEAGRHERGGRVEQFLQQQCTGMDGLGQRTEGLRGAAGSAFPLELSVSSMVYKQQKHYILIVRDLSTQETAERAVLEAQRQLNEVDEMRRVIVHHAPYAICVLNGQGVIQAINPAGERLLGQTAMELVGRSTATRFFDPEQVAERTRMLAMRMERPAHTVNLFSHLADQSPGIPTEWLLRRGDGQPLIAELSVTELRNEHDQLTGYLAMAQDVTSRREAEKQVQHMARHDALTGLPNRNMLQEQLKVSLAQAERHDGAMAMMFLDLDRFKKINDSLGHHIGDHVLIEAARRLSTAMRTSDIVARLGGDEFVVLLTQIAEPADGMRVADKLMALFAEPLRVGPHELRVTPSIGLALYPEHGRDAVTLMRHADLAMYQAKHAGRNRIQVYSDRMESPSAESLILENDLYKALERDELRLHFQPQFSCRTGAITGAEALLRWEHKGKLVSPAEFIPLAEETGLIVSMGRWVLRRACALAQRWRTDTDWPLRVAVNLSAVQLDRPDIVDEVRAALSDTGLPATALELEITESVVVRESLRAAAVLNQLRALGVGIAIDDFGVGYSSFAYLRELPVDRFKLDRSFLSAIPQSPGDSRLAAALIAMAHRLEVGIVAEGVETAEQAAFLASHQCDEAQGYFLGRPMTEDAFGVLLRQHVRTQHEAAVSPPDASLAI
- a CDS encoding TMEM165/GDT1 family protein; protein product: MLEAFAFSSTAVALGEMGDKTQLLALMLAARYRRPLPIVIGILIATVLNHALAAALGAWLTQWLGPDALRWLVGGSFLAVAVWMLIPDKMDDDEVRLPSGLGVLAATTVAFFIAEMGDKTQIATVVLAARFPEAFVQVVAGTTAGMLLANVPAVYLGDRLTRRLPMDWIHRGSALLFALLAVLTFWLF
- a CDS encoding DUF1631 family protein; this encodes MSAGPNRALALSARVSFIECLLRGSAGLVLACVDGAKLLATQAAEPALYQRRRDLVLDFPRAQTAWQQALEQRLREAAQALRLGRPVDPRPVVGGGMPAVLSLVEDSHIERDIVGVRLGQAVADLTGSEYTDLSARLQVIQGAIDNTPGVVDVLNPSWLGRVVLDAWLLSGLNLGHWATLQTVLNNEAAQWAQEAYHHANKLLLDNGVRPEIDLRPFIRRAADTGVPGRSVGGGWGGAGGSGGGTGNGTGGGGGGAGTPGSSGSPGAPMPPGAGHGGGAGGGSGGAGGGSGSGASPGSPSAAGTRGNSGLQPLGQSFDETHLLTQTPGLRAPGQSQAVLGKLNQMVARQVPGFVPTAPQLTGTPPVLVSPGLGEAMREAGHALRRHTDVDVLVGDAPTPALILRDLEDSKRALKQAAATPVERATIEIVALLFQHILTEERLPATIRVWFARLQMPVLRVAVSEPDFFATTNHPARMLIDRMGSCVMGFAGGGAESDAEALHAEIRRVVQVVEAYPDTGRRVFQTVLIEFQKFLETYFRDANEASRKGVSLAQQVEQRETCAIQYTIELRKMLDGVPVHEGVRDFLFRVWADVLAHSAVQSSPGSDETRALKRAAADLIWSASAKTSREERADVLRRLPPLLKIVRDGMARAGLSVARQDEHVQQLNAALAAAFSARSASISPAHLKAVTDRLDALDEVLPDLAQVDLDEQTLRDLSGHETDELQVVADGGTMPTPAMLAWARELQIGAWFELDYRQRREPVQLAWQGLQKQLALFVTPSGRGVLFQLRRLAAFLQAGLLVPVEEESLTTRATREALAKLDADPERLLN